AAGACCTGTTGCGCCAGCTGCGCCGGGAAACGTTCGATCTGCTTATCCTCGACTGGCAATTGCCTGATCTGAGCGGTCTCGAACTGCTGCGCTGGACCCGCGAACACATGGAAGTGCCGCCAGCGGCCATCATGCTCACCAGTCGCGATACCGAGAGTGACATCGTCCAGGCCTTGAATGCCGGTGCCGATGACTATGTCAGCAAACCTTTCCGACCCAATGAACTAAAAGCACGTGTCGCGGCGGTACTGCGTCGGCACAGTCAGCAACGCAACGCAGCGGTCGACGTGCTGAGTTTCAACGACCTGGTATTCGATGATGGCGAGTTGACCGTCAAGCGAGGCGGCAGCCCCATTGTCATGACGGAACGGGAGTATCGATTGGCGCGCTGCCTGTTTACCAATCTCGGACGGCCGTTGTCCCGGGAATACCTCTATCAACGATTCTGGACGCACGAAGAAATGGATTCTTCGCGACCGCTGGACACGCACATTTATCGCCTGCGCAACAAACTTGGGCTGACCGCCGACCGTGGTTGGCAGCTGCTGACGATTTATG
The Pseudomonas sp. MYb327 DNA segment above includes these coding regions:
- a CDS encoding response regulator transcription factor; the encoded protein is MRVAILDDEPAELRRVEQTLHQMAEPGDDAWSLHSFERGEDLLRQLRRETFDLLILDWQLPDLSGLELLRWTREHMEVPPAAIMLTSRDTESDIVQALNAGADDYVSKPFRPNELKARVAAVLRRHSQQRNAAVDVLSFNDLVFDDGELTVKRGGSPIVMTEREYRLARCLFTNLGRPLSREYLYQRFWTHEEMDSSRPLDTHIYRLRNKLGLTADRGWQLLTIYGYGYRLESVSSA